One Dromiciops gliroides isolate mDroGli1 chromosome 3, mDroGli1.pri, whole genome shotgun sequence DNA segment encodes these proteins:
- the LOC122750215 gene encoding peroxisomal trans-2-enoyl-CoA reductase-like — MGTVARCRSCLAAGLLRNQVAIVTGGGTGIGKAIAAELLHLECNVIIASRKFDRLSSTAEELNADRLPSNPAIVTPIQCNIRKEEEVNNLVKSTLDLHGKINFLVNNGGGQYLSPTEDITSKGWNAVVETNLTGTFYLCKAVYKSWMKEHGGSIVNIITMLKNGFPNAAHSGASRAGVENMTKTLAMEWASHGIRINCIGPGVIYSATAFSNYEDYDNGMINRYFQHCAAKRFGVPEEISSTVCFLLSPAASYITGQTVDVDGGNTLYSQSWNIPDHDNWPDGLWDLSTVKRIKASYKEKSNL; from the exons ATGGGGACAGTAGCGAGGTGCAGGAGCTGCCTGGCTGCAGGGTTGTTACGGAACCAAGTGGCTATCGTCACTGGCGGCGGCACAGGCATTGGCAAGGCTATAGCCGCCGAACTGCTCCACCTAG AATGTAATGTAATTATCGCTTCCCGAAAATTCGATAGATTAAGTTCTACAGCAGAAGAATTGAATGCTGACCGCCTGCCCTCCAACCCAGCCATTGTTACTCCCATCCAGTGCAATATTCGAAAAGAAGAAGAG GTCAATAATTTGGTTAAATCTACATTAGATCTCCATGGTAAGATCAATTTCCTGGTGAACAATGGAGGAGGCCAATATTTATCTCCTACTGAAGACATCACTTCAAAGGGATGGAATGCTGTGGTTGAAACCAACCTGACTGGCACCTTCTACCTTTGCAAAGCAG TTTACAAGTCCTGGATGAAGGAACATGGAGGGTCTATTGTGAACATCATCACCATGTTAAAAAATGGATTTCCTAATGCTGC gcacAGTGGAGCATCAAGAGCTGGTGTTGAAAATATGACCAAAACTTTGGCAATGGAATGGGCCTCCCATGGAATAAGAATCAATTGTATTGGTCCT GGAGTAATTTATTCTGCAACAGCCTTCAGCAATTATGAAGACTATGACAATGGCATGATTAACAGATACTTTCAACATTGTGCAGCTAAGAGATTTGGTGTTCCTGAGGAG atCTCCTCCACCGTGTGTTTCTTGTTATCTCCTGCTGCCTCATATATAACGGGGCAAACAGTGGATGTGGATGGTGGTAATACTCTGTATTCCCAAAGTTGGAATATACCAG ATCATGACAACTGGCCTGATGGACTATGGGACCTTTCCACagtcaaaagaataaaagctTCCTATAAGGAGAAATCCAACCTTTAA